CGAATATCAAGGTTCGGTATATAAGGACGTGCTTCGCCAGGTGAAGGGGCGACTCAAACAGGCCAGCTATGATGATCCGCAATCCTGGAAAGGGAGGGATCAGCCGGTTGATTTGCTGGAACCGCATGCGCCGTTGGATGAATTAGTGACGACGCTGGTATATCGAGTGAGCCATGCCCCGTACCGGTTCCTCCTTGAGTGGGTACAACAGTGGTCGGAAAAAGAGAAACAGGAAGTCGTCGATGCCGCGCTACGCGGTCGTGGTCCTCATGACGATTTGATAAAGGAATTCCGCTCCGGGTATGCCTTTATCTTTGACATTCTGATGGATATCGGTGGGTGGCGGGATATGCACCGGCACCGGCGTTGTCAGCAGATTCAGCAAAATTTTACCACGATTCATGGGTACGAGGTGCCGTCTGTTTTGTCGGAGGCAGGGGTGGAGAGAGAATATCGGCAAGCCATGGATGCCGTGCGACTGGATATAGAGCGGTTGCGTGTCAGCAATCAGGAGGCGGCTCTCTATGCCATTCCATTTGGGTTTCGTGTTCGGTGTTTGTTTAAAATGGATTTTGCTGAGGTTGAGTACATTGCCAAATTGCGGTCTGGAGTAAAGGGCCATTGGTCGTATCGAACAGTGGCCTGGGTTATGAAGCAAAAGATGCTTGAGCGACATCCGTATCTAGGAAGTCTCATGGAGGCCACGTCGCCGGATATTGAAGATTCGCTGACGCGTTAGCGAATGAATAAGCATGATTGAACTCGATTAAAAGGATGTGGGCATGAGTGTAGATTATGAGCATGTAATTAATGACGCCATTTGCCAGGGAGAATGGGATGTGGTCTACGCAAAGGCGCGACAGTGGTCTGAACAGGCTGACTGCGGGCCTTTGCCCTATTTCGCGCTGAATGTCGTGTGCATGTTGCGTGGGGATTTTGCTGAAGCGTGGAAGATCTATCCTCGGGCTTTTGGTGAAGAGGCCGATGTGCAACTGCTTCAGGAGTGGATGGCGCGCTTGCGGGTTCAGGGATCGGATGCGCCGGATTTTTTGTTATTTGAAGGAGTGTTTTATACACAATCCGGACGGATGGAGGAGGCGGTGGCCAGTTATGAACAAGTAGGAGCGTTGGCTCCTCACTCTCCCTATCCATACTTTTTCCTGGCGCAAATTTATCAGGCCAAGGATCGTATCGATCAGGCCGTTAAAGCCTACCGCGAAGCCATTAAGCGGGACCCCTCTTATGTGGCAGCTCGCCTTAAACTCGGGGTGGCCTATCAGGATCAAGGACAGTTGGAAATGGCCATTCCACAATATCGGGAAGTCCTGAAGCTCCGTCCTGATGATGCCTTTGGGCATACCAATCTAGCCTGTGCCTTAGCGGAACAAGGTAAAATTGAGCCGGCGATTGAAGAATATAAAAAGGCGTTGCAGATTGATCCTCATGATGCTGAAGTGTATTTCGCCCTGGGAGGTCTTTATGAAAACAAGGGGAGACTGGATTTAGCGAAACGACAGTACGAAGAAGCCCTTCGGCTGGAACCAAACTTTGCTCCGGCCGCGACCGCGATTGGCTGGTTTTTATATGATAAGGGGCAAGACGATTTTGCCATGGATTATTTTAGCCGAGCGCTCAAAGCCAACCCTGATGATGCCCAAGCGACATTCGGGGTTGGCCGGATCTATGAAGAAAAGCGTAAGCCGGAGTTGGCGGTGCAGCATTATCAGCGGGCACTGTCTTTAGAAAAAGACCCGGACAAGAAGATGCGCATTCTCAATTTTATGGATAAATTGCTTGGATAGATTAGATAGCAGTAGGGAGCGGACGGGCATCAGGCATTCTTCGAAAGCGGTGTGAAGTTATTCCTTCCGAAAGAATTCTTGAATGGCTGATATTTGAGGATTAAGGTCTCCGGTGTTTCGTACTTCCCGGCGTATCTGCTCTTGCAAGTAGGATGAGTATCCCACCTTGTTGAGGAAAAGCGCGAAAAATTGATCAGGTGGAAGCGCAGTCTGGTTTCGCAATTCCTCAACAATGTCATCACTGATGGGGATCAAAGTACTCCCGATGTGGAGAATGACTTTATAGTAATTCCCGTCCCCCCGTTGTTCCAATCTCAGACCTGTTTGTGTTCCCAAGTTGTGCTCCAACCTTCTTGAAAATCTATGAAAGCCTTCTCCAATCGCGGGTCATTGTAGGGTATCCAAAATTGGAATAACAAGGTTCCGTCCTCTTCTTGACTGGTCTAGGACCCTGTGCTAGCGTAACCTCTTTTTCACACTGGTGAGATTTGTAATTCAATAGGTATGACGCCAGTTTAGGGATGGAGGACAAGTCAGATAATGCCGCGGTTATATAACTTTAGTGCGGGTCCGGCGATCTTGCCGGAAGAAGTGTTAAAACAGGCTCAGACCGAATTGCCGGATTGGCGTGGCTCTGGTGCATCAATCATGGAGATGAGCCATCGTGGGAAAGAGTTTGTCTCGGTGGCTGCAGAAGCCGAGCAAGATGTTCGCGATTTATTGGGAGTCCCTGCTAATTATAAAGTGCTTTTTTTGCAAGGCGGGGCGTCCACGCAATTTGCCACGATTCCCATGAATATTTTGCGTGGGAAAAGTAAAGCTGATTACATTTTAACCGGTGCGTGGGGCAAAAAAGCCGTAAGCGATGCAAAAAAATATTGTGGTGTCAATGTTGCGGCATCTTCCGAAAGCGATAAATTTACGAGTATTCCACCATTTGAAGGTTGGGCATTAAGTCAGGATGCCGCCTATGTGCATTACACGCCCAATGAGACGATCGGTGGGGTGGAATTTCACTGGGTCCCAGATACCGGCGAGGTGCCGTTAGTTGCCGATTTTTCATCCACTATACTATCGCGTCCCATTGATGTCAGTCGGTTCGGAATCATTTATGCTGGCGCACAAAAAAATATCGGCCCAGCCGGCTTGACATTAGTGATTGTGCGGGACGACCTCATTGGAAATGCGTTGCCAATTACCCCAAGCGTGTACGATTATGCCAAACAAGCAGAAGCGGATTCTATGTTGAATACACCGCCAACTTATGCCGTGTATATTGCCGGTTTGGTGTTTAAATGGTTAAAAAAACAAGGTGGGCTTTCGGCGATGAGTGCCATTAATCAACGGAAGGCCGATAAACTCTACGCAGCAATTGATGGGTCAAGATTTTACCGAAATCCCGTGGAAAAGGCCTCTCGGTCCTGGATGAACGTCCCCTTCGTATTGGCCAAACCGGATTTGGATAAGGATTTCCTTGCAGGAGCGACAGAGGCAGGATTAACAACACTTGAAGGCCATCGTTCTGTTGGCGGAATGCGCGCCAGTATTTATAACGCGATGCCTGAAGCTGGCGTTGATGCGTTAATTGACTTTATGGCGGACTTTGAGAAACGCAAAGCCTAACGTCGCCTTGGGAATCTGATTACGAATGACCTGCCAAGTTACAAGATAAAGATAATAATACGAATATATTTGCGACAACCTTGCGTGTGGATGAGGCAAGACTGCTCAAGATTTCCCTGTAAGAACTAAAGTGGGGCCTCCCCTATATTGGAGATACTATGAATATATTAGTGAGTGACAGCCTTTCCCCTAAAGGAGTTGAAGTCCTAGAGCGGGCCGGATTTTCTGTGGATGTGAAAACCAAGCTCACGAAAGAGGAATTGCTTCAAGAAATTCCCAAATATGAAGGGTTGGTTGTTCGGTCTGCAACCAAAGTCACGAAAGACGTGATTGAGGCAGGTAGTCGTCTTCGTATTGTGGGGCGTGCCGGAACCGGTTTGGATAATGTTGACAGCGAGGCGGCAACCCGGCGCGGTATTGTGGTCATGAATACTCCAGGTGGAAATACGATTACCACTGCAGAGCACACCATGTCGATGATTGCGTCGATGAGTCGAAAGATCCCACAGGCGACCATGTCCATGAAGGCAGGTAAGTGGGAAAAAACCCGGTTCATGGGAACAGAACTTTATAATAAAACTTTGGGGTTGGTAGGGTTAGGACAGATTGGGTCGTACGTTGCAAAATTGGCCCAGGGATGGTCCATGAATGTCATTGGCTATGATCCCTATCTGGCCGTGGAGCGGGCCAAACAAATGGGGATTGAAGTGGTGGACTTAAATGAATTGTTCCATCGTTCTGATGTGATTTCGGTTCATACGCCCTTGACCAATGAAACGAGAGGCCTCATTAACACCGAGACCCTAGCAAAGATGAAAGATGGAGTCATGATCGTAAATTGTGCCAGAGGCGGTATCATCAATGAACTGGATTTATGCGAAGCATTGAAATCCCAGAAAGTTGCCGCCGCGGCCTTTGATGTGTTTGAAAATGAGCCAGTGGATCCCAAGCATCCTCTCATGGATCTTGATAACTTTATCTGCACGCCTCATATAGGTGCTTCTACCGAAGAAGCTCAAGAGAATGTGGCAGTTGGCATTGCTGAACAATTCGTTGATTATTTCAAGCGAGGCATTGCCAGAGGGGCTGTGAATGTTCCCTCTGTGGCACCTGAAGTGCTTCCCCAACTGCAGCCCTATTTGGTCCTGGCCGAACGTATGGGTCGATTTCAGGCTCAATTATTAGATGGAGGGATTAAATCCGTTACCGTTGAATATTTTGGTGAGGTGGCTCAACTCACCGTGGCACCCGTGACCGTTGCTGTGTTAAAGGGCCTTCTCTCTCCTATTTTGGAAGATGTCATCAACTACGTGAATGCCCCTATCGTGGCAAAAGAACGTGGTATTGAAGTTAAGGAAGTGAAAAGTAGTGATGCCGGAGACTTCTCCAGTTTAATCCGGATCAAAGTCGAAGCCGGTTCGCATACCTATTCTCTGGGTGGAACTCTTTTTCATCGTCAGGAACCGCGTTT
Above is a window of Candidatus Nitrospira neomarina DNA encoding:
- a CDS encoding tetratricopeptide repeat protein gives rise to the protein MSVDYEHVINDAICQGEWDVVYAKARQWSEQADCGPLPYFALNVVCMLRGDFAEAWKIYPRAFGEEADVQLLQEWMARLRVQGSDAPDFLLFEGVFYTQSGRMEEAVASYEQVGALAPHSPYPYFFLAQIYQAKDRIDQAVKAYREAIKRDPSYVAARLKLGVAYQDQGQLEMAIPQYREVLKLRPDDAFGHTNLACALAEQGKIEPAIEEYKKALQIDPHDAEVYFALGGLYENKGRLDLAKRQYEEALRLEPNFAPAATAIGWFLYDKGQDDFAMDYFSRALKANPDDAQATFGVGRIYEEKRKPELAVQHYQRALSLEKDPDKKMRILNFMDKLLG
- the serC gene encoding 3-phosphoserine/phosphohydroxythreonine transaminase, with amino-acid sequence MPRLYNFSAGPAILPEEVLKQAQTELPDWRGSGASIMEMSHRGKEFVSVAAEAEQDVRDLLGVPANYKVLFLQGGASTQFATIPMNILRGKSKADYILTGAWGKKAVSDAKKYCGVNVAASSESDKFTSIPPFEGWALSQDAAYVHYTPNETIGGVEFHWVPDTGEVPLVADFSSTILSRPIDVSRFGIIYAGAQKNIGPAGLTLVIVRDDLIGNALPITPSVYDYAKQAEADSMLNTPPTYAVYIAGLVFKWLKKQGGLSAMSAINQRKADKLYAAIDGSRFYRNPVEKASRSWMNVPFVLAKPDLDKDFLAGATEAGLTTLEGHRSVGGMRASIYNAMPEAGVDALIDFMADFEKRKA
- the serA gene encoding phosphoglycerate dehydrogenase; the encoded protein is MNILVSDSLSPKGVEVLERAGFSVDVKTKLTKEELLQEIPKYEGLVVRSATKVTKDVIEAGSRLRIVGRAGTGLDNVDSEAATRRGIVVMNTPGGNTITTAEHTMSMIASMSRKIPQATMSMKAGKWEKTRFMGTELYNKTLGLVGLGQIGSYVAKLAQGWSMNVIGYDPYLAVERAKQMGIEVVDLNELFHRSDVISVHTPLTNETRGLINTETLAKMKDGVMIVNCARGGIINELDLCEALKSQKVAAAAFDVFENEPVDPKHPLMDLDNFICTPHIGASTEEAQENVAVGIAEQFVDYFKRGIARGAVNVPSVAPEVLPQLQPYLVLAERMGRFQAQLLDGGIKSVTVEYFGEVAQLTVAPVTVAVLKGLLSPILEDVINYVNAPIVAKERGIEVKEVKSSDAGDFSSLIRIKVEAGSHTYSLGGTLFHRQEPRFVEINQFQVEVVSEGQMILIDNVDRPGVIGMVGQILGQHDVNIARMQCARVERGASALLIIGLDAPLASVVLDLLKKEKDILSVRMVDLS